A single genomic interval of Granulicella tundricola MP5ACTX9 harbors:
- the ltrA gene encoding group II intron reverse transcriptase/maturase yields MNVEQSMCAASGPESQWEQIDWSQCEQKVRRLQARIFKATQEGRHGKVKALQWLLTHSFYGRALAVKRVTHNQGKNTPGVDGAIWRTPASRYKAIGTLRRRGYFPLPLRRVYIPKSNGKLRPLGIPTMKDRAMQALYLLALLPVAETTADPNSYGFRPKRSTADAIEQCFTVLARKISPPWVLEGDIRGCFDNISHAWMLDHIPSDKEVLRKWLKAGYMENRALFPTEAGTPQGGIISPTLANLTLDGLERLLKKTFRRREIRGKRYNLMVNFVRYADDFIITGCSKELLENEVKPLVERFMLERGLQLSPEKTCITHIEQGFDFLGQNLRKYGGKLLIKPSKKNLHAFMEKVRGEIRSNRATKQEHLIGQLNPVIRGWAYYHRHIEAGSTFWKVKNDLWHLLWRWAKRRHPNKNSAWIVNRYWHWSAGCSWCFATVTASNAQRSRSYEVRLVNPSDIPIKRYVKVKSDANPFDPHWRAYFESRKRFR; encoded by the coding sequence ATGAACGTGGAGCAATCTATGTGTGCAGCCTCCGGCCCTGAATCGCAATGGGAACAGATCGATTGGTCTCAATGTGAGCAGAAGGTCAGGAGACTGCAAGCGCGTATCTTCAAGGCAACACAGGAAGGCCGCCACGGCAAGGTGAAAGCCTTGCAATGGCTGCTGACCCACTCGTTCTACGGTCGAGCGTTGGCCGTGAAACGAGTGACGCACAATCAGGGCAAGAATACGCCTGGAGTGGACGGAGCAATCTGGCGCACTCCGGCGTCCAGGTACAAGGCCATCGGCACACTGCGACGGCGCGGGTATTTTCCGCTACCGTTGCGGCGTGTCTATATCCCGAAGTCCAATGGGAAGCTGAGACCGCTGGGAATCCCCACGATGAAGGACCGCGCTATGCAGGCTCTTTACCTGCTCGCGCTGCTCCCCGTAGCGGAGACGACTGCCGATCCCAACTCCTATGGCTTTCGACCGAAACGCTCGACCGCCGATGCCATCGAGCAGTGCTTCACGGTGCTGGCTCGCAAGATCAGCCCGCCGTGGGTTCTTGAGGGCGACATCCGTGGCTGCTTCGACAACATCAGTCACGCGTGGATGCTCGACCATATCCCCTCGGATAAAGAGGTGCTGCGGAAATGGTTGAAGGCGGGCTACATGGAAAATCGAGCACTGTTTCCGACGGAGGCAGGTACACCGCAAGGCGGAATCATTTCGCCGACGCTGGCGAACCTTACACTGGATGGGTTGGAGCGGCTTCTCAAGAAGACCTTTCGTAGAAGGGAAATCCGAGGAAAACGCTATAACCTGATGGTGAACTTCGTACGTTATGCGGATGACTTCATCATCACCGGATGCTCGAAAGAGCTACTGGAAAATGAAGTCAAACCTCTGGTCGAGCGGTTCATGCTCGAACGAGGCTTGCAGCTCTCACCCGAGAAAACTTGCATCACGCATATCGAACAGGGCTTCGACTTCCTTGGACAAAACCTGCGTAAGTATGGCGGCAAGCTCCTGATTAAACCCTCCAAGAAGAACCTGCACGCCTTCATGGAAAAGGTACGTGGCGAGATTCGCTCGAATCGCGCCACGAAACAGGAGCACTTGATCGGGCAGCTCAATCCGGTTATCCGTGGTTGGGCTTATTATCACCGCCACATCGAAGCGGGTTCGACGTTTTGGAAGGTCAAGAATGACCTCTGGCACCTGCTCTGGCGATGGGCGAAGCGCAGACATCCGAATAAGAACTCTGCCTGGATCGTAAATCGATACTGGCACTGGTCTGCGGGATGTTCATGGTGCTTCGCCACCGTGACTGCCTCCAACGCGCAACGTTCGCGCTCGTATGAGGTTCGGTTGGTAAATCCATCCGATATCCCCATCAAGCGCTACGTGAAAGTGAAATCGGATGCTAACCCGTTCGATCCGCACTGGCGCGCCTACTTCGAGTCTCGCAAGAGGTTCAGGTAA
- a CDS encoding DNA recombination protein RmuC: MLALQHQSASGDLDKRREEIKNLVKPIEEGIKAVGDAAREMEATRATAFGSIDEQLRSSVASAVEVARQAGALKDALKRPNVRGRWGEVQLKICVELAGMEEHCDVEFQETSLTSDDEALRPDMIVRMPGGRKITVDSKTPIVHFLSYIEASSDDERQAALVNHGRSVKKHVADLAKTDYMQRVADSPDFVVMFLPNESFLSMTLEKEPTFMEEALKRKVLVATPGTLIGLLKVVQFGWNEQKIAQNAQRIAHEGSKLNGEIVKFLADFAKLSLALDSVNEAFGSSKRRVENQIAKRSLNLTALGARNTSSLGKSKKVLGEVANLLKAAGADDEDIEQTEDPEHLSIAATSDEDEIED; the protein is encoded by the coding sequence GTGTTGGCTCTTCAACATCAAAGTGCGTCCGGGGATTTAGATAAAAGGCGAGAGGAGATAAAGAACCTCGTAAAACCAATAGAGGAAGGCATCAAGGCAGTTGGTGATGCAGCGCGAGAGATGGAGGCGACTCGTGCGACAGCATTCGGGTCAATCGACGAACAACTTCGTAGTTCGGTTGCATCTGCCGTCGAAGTTGCTAGACAAGCCGGTGCCCTCAAAGACGCTCTAAAGAGGCCTAACGTGAGAGGGCGATGGGGCGAGGTTCAGCTCAAAATCTGCGTAGAACTGGCGGGTATGGAGGAGCACTGCGATGTCGAGTTCCAGGAGACATCTCTCACCTCGGATGATGAAGCTTTGAGACCGGATATGATCGTGCGGATGCCGGGAGGAAGGAAGATCACGGTGGATTCAAAGACACCTATTGTTCACTTCCTGAGCTACATCGAAGCTTCCAGCGATGACGAAAGACAAGCGGCTCTAGTGAACCACGGCCGTTCGGTGAAGAAGCACGTCGCAGATTTAGCAAAAACTGATTACATGCAGAGAGTGGCTGACAGTCCCGACTTTGTCGTGATGTTCTTGCCAAATGAGTCATTTCTGTCGATGACACTAGAAAAAGAACCAACGTTCATGGAGGAAGCGCTTAAAAGGAAAGTTCTTGTAGCTACCCCAGGGACATTGATTGGGCTTCTGAAGGTTGTCCAATTCGGATGGAATGAACAGAAGATCGCTCAAAACGCCCAGCGAATTGCGCATGAAGGTTCAAAATTAAATGGCGAAATTGTTAAGTTCCTCGCGGACTTTGCGAAGTTGAGTCTCGCTTTAGACTCTGTAAACGAAGCGTTCGGTAGTAGTAAGCGGAGAGTTGAGAATCAGATAGCGAAGCGATCACTTAACCTAACGGCTTTGGGAGCGCGGAACACGTCGTCACTTGGGAAAAGCAAAAAAGTTCTGGGAGAAGTCGCAAATCTCCTAAAGGCTGCCGGTGCCGACGATGAAGACATTGAGCAAACCGAAGATCCTGAACATCTCTCCATTGCTGCCACGAGCGACGAAGACGAGATCGAGGATTGA